gggaggagcgggtgaagcccttcccgcactgagagcaggtgaatggcctctcctcggtgtggagccgctggtgcttcagcaggtcggaggaatcgctgaaggtcttcccgcactcagggcagctgaagggcctctcccccgtgtggactcgctggtgcttcagccggttggaggaattgctgaaggtcttcccgcactctgggcaggagaacggcctctccccggtgtggacccgctggtgggtctgcaggtgggaggaattgctgaaggccttcccacaatcagggcagctgaagggcttctcccctgtgtggatccgctggtgcttgagcaggtcagaggacttgctgaaggccttcccgcactcggtgCAGCTGAAGGGTCTCTCCCTCGTATGGACctgccggtgggtcagcaggttagaggaatcactgaaagccttcccgcactcagggcagctgaagggcctctccccggtgtggatccgccggtgggtcagcagggtggaggcctgggtaaagctcttcccgcactcagggcagctgaagggtctcTCGCCcctgtggacccgctggtgcctcagcaggttggGGGaactgctgaaggccttcccgcactctgggcagctgaaggacttctcccccatgtggatctgctggtgggtgagcagggcggaggaattgctgaaggctttcccacacttggggcaggagaacggcttctccccagtgtggatgcGCTGGTGGGTCATCAGGTTAGAGTAATCGCTGAAGGCCCTCCCACAGACAGGGcatgagaatggcctctccccagtgtggcagCGCTGATGGGTCTCCAGGGCAGATGGGGCACgaaagcctttcccacagttgccacacttccatggtttctccacagGACGGAATTgctcaggtttctccatggcctAAGCTTCAGCTGCATACAAACACGTGTCCAGGCCCTCTCtgccgtgaattcctctttctcAGCCGTATAGCTGTTACACACTCTACACTCAGTGCGCTGCAACAGAGGgatctctcatccagtcccagtgatgctgaaaatgtactcaaacaggaaccaaaaagctttgctccttctcacagaatcatagttgaaaattTTTGCTGTCCTGATGGATTGAgcgactgtcagacattgacgtcaaagtgaggaccgcagatgctggagagtcaacgTCAAAAAGTacaatgctggaaaaacatagtgggtcaggcagcatccgaggagcaggagagtcaatgtttcaggcagaaggcCTTCATCTATTcattttgaaacttctgtctcgagatcttcaaatactctgcaaaacGAGATTATggaagtcatcactgtcagtgcagggtagaaattcataacaagcaattctactttcttttATTATAAaagaatattcttttcttttattattccacaaaattgaaagcagcatcccactctctctctgcctgtgttcTCACTCAGCTctaactaattctcctgaaggtgctgattcaggatcttactggggcagaaaagcaaaaatgttaagactgacatctctctgaattttggataactatctgaaagttaatatctttcacaacattggAACACTGCTGAGAGCAAGCAGTTTGATTTTAGGAAGCCATTTCAGGGCGAGCCTGCAACCCAGCTTCCTACAGAACAATTGAAATGGTTAACGCCCTCAGGAAGGGGGGAGCAAAATGAAACATTAAGGCATTAACACCGACACACTTCAGCCAAATTCTTCTGCTCCCAATAAGGGCAAAACAtcattgaaagctgctctgaaagtccagtcttcacaatcaAACATCTGCTTTCATCGAAGACTATTTAGAGTattacagctcggaaacagaccctttgatccatctCGTCcctgccgacctgatatcctaaattaatcttgtcgtATTTGCCATCGCTTATCCCCAACCTGTCTGAGCCCTTtgtattcatacacccatccagatgccttttaaatgctgtaattgtaccagcatccaccacttcctctggcagctcattccatacacacaccaccttcaccatgaaaaagttgccccgatgtctcttttacatctcctctcgctctcaccctaaacctattcccctatccatgcctctcaagatTTTATCAAAGTCTATAATGTCACCCAACAGACTCTGGCACGAtgcggaaaacagccccacccccatccttctGTCCCAGGTAATTAAGAGACATACATGAGTTTGCAGAGTCTgttccctccctggattcactccagttgctacaagtgaacagatttcccccaccccatctctccctctcccaggaTGAAGAGTTGCCCAGAGGGACGGAATTTCACTCaaactgacagggccacttccACATTGTGATGCCAtgaatgggtttgggggtgggggaggatatTGGAGACAGAGCAAGTGAAAGGGGCAGGCGAGATGCGGGGCTTGACCAGCAGCGGGGACTCCATGCTGCATCTGCTAATGGCCGACCGGCTGGCCCGCACTGCCTTGCATTGTTTGCAGAAATCTCTTtccttcagagaatccccacagtgtgaaagcaggccacttggcccaacaagtccacacgaagagtaacccatccatacccattcccctacccctattgctctacatttaaacccccccaccaatccacccttacctgcacatccctgggcattctGGGTAATTTTACGTAGCAAAATTCCCACTAACCTGGCCAAAGTTAACagtcacagcaccaggttatagtccgacaggtttgtTTGGAGGCACTGACTTTTGGGGCACTGTTCCTTTACTGGGTGGTTGCGGAGAATAATATCATGGGACACAATTTATGGAAAAGTATTATACAGTCCTGCCACTGAGATGATATACTGATTGAACCTGGATtgctaagcctttcatctttGCGAATGGGTTACAGATATCATTAGtgcgtaaatcccagaacttcctttAAGGCatcttctcaagataacttaaagttGATATCAAGAAGGGACATCTCAGCTCAgctttgcaaatataattctgcgaATGCACATTCACCCCCGTGGACCTGTGTATGCAggtatggagggagagagaatgtctgtttccatcctgtatatATCCGTGTCTGTTTGAGGACCTATGCCTTGCTTCTGTTGGTGTGGGTGCTGTCGTGGATTGTGGCTGGGAGCTAGTGGTTGGTacaggagagagtgtgttcctcAAGTGGGACAGTATAAGAATCCTGgaatccccagcctattcagcctgtccctgtagctcaacctctccaactctgacaacagccttgtaaattttttccaaCCCCTTTCAAAGCTTCACAATATCTTTCGTATAAACAGGAAGAGCAGGAACgaatgcagtcttccaaacgtggcctaaccaatgtcctatacagctggagcctgacctcccaactcctatactcaatgttctgatctgTAAAGGAAAGcacgccaaatgccttcttcactattgtgtctacctgcgattccactttcaaggaactatgaacctgcactccaaggtctctttgttcagcaacactccccttaactgtgtcagtcatgcctggattgcttgaccaaaatacAAACcacacatttctctaaattaaatgTCATCCTTGACCCAACAACCCATtcaatcaattctaatttatattgaactttttcctctctcattccccagaagttgaaaatctccatcccacattctctccctccattcccagtttgctgaacctaatccctgctatatctcatcctgaagggtctggttcatgctagttaacaggcccacactcaggggggggtatctaattgaaacataaagaatactgaatggcctggacagagtggacattgggaagatgcttccattggatGGAGAGAGAAGAACCAATGGGCATAGCCTGAGAGTAAAAGGGAAGACCTtccagaatggagataaggagaaacttcttcagccagagagtggtgaatctatggaattcactgccacagaaggctgtggaggtcaggtcattgaggatAGTTAAGATTGAGATGGAGAGTTGAGTAACAAGACAATGGAGAGTTACACGtggaagaatgaggttgagaaacctattatggaaaataaagagcatgaaagcatgggaagggttaaagcatgaagaccactggcgatctgtggtctgtggaaggtaggatgggataagaatagtggaatgctcttacaccaattaaCAGAGTAAGGTTGAAGTTGAAAGGTCACTTTGGCGAGATGAGATAACAGGAAGACTAGCTCTACTGACTGTTAAGTGTCATTATGTCAAGATTGACattttgggacatgacattaaatatctaattaatagttagtagaatcagcttgagacaggagactattgtaacacATGGGATAGCTAAATGTCTAATTATGACAGGTGAATCTAGAACAGAAGATCACTGTATCAGAGGTGATATtaaatatctaaccgtgacattagaataactaAGTAGAacgtacaactaaagagataatgggaactaacatcactggtttattgtgttgttagagtgaggtactttgattaatatagttgaacatgctgataagctaacagaaacatgactaaaaaaaaattaagcaaaCCACAGATCGAGGTTCGTGGGCATtcaagaatctgctttctcagtgtcatggttttttgtttgcaaataaaagagcTATTTCTTGAAGAACTCCCTGCATCGCCTGGTaattctctacattttctccacgacactatcaaccatgattgattGGCGGATCAAACcggatggggctgaatggcctaattttttgcttctatgtctgatggtctcttgctgtccagGACAGAGCGTGAGAATCGGAAGCAGGAATAGACCATCTCGTCTTTCATGCATGCACTAGCATTGAACAGACCGTAAATGGATATGGATCTACCTACATCTAGgcagataggctgggaccttttgaCTGGAGCACTGAGAGGTTGGgaggtgacctcacagaggtttataaaatcatgaggggcatagatgaggtgaccACTGGAAATCCTTCCCCTCAGGTAAGGGTTTCAAGATTACGCAGCAAGGCAGCaaatttgaaggtgagaggagaaggatttttaaaaagcataaaggagtacatttttgttttttttttaaacccagaGTGGTTTGTGTAGAATGAAgatccagaagaagtggtggtaaACAgtcacaacgtttaaaagacatttggacaaatacatgaatcgGAATGATTCGGAGGAAATATGGGCctaacacaggcaggtgggactagtttagtctgtgaatatagtcagcatggactagttggactgaagggtctgtgtctgtgctgtatgactcagcaactgttctgtactggtcttaaaatCATTTTACTTACCTCcccccataaacatccacttctttgttgttcaaaaatcagatgaactcagccttgaatatattcaatgaccccctaactgcaggaagacattcccacttctgacctcaattcctcttgctaattggttgctgcacctgtctgacaactggcactgATTGGAGCAGAAGGACGCTGAGGCcactttgtacatccacacatcattcctgatgaagggctcatgcttgaaacgtccactctcctgctccttggatgttgcctgacctgctgtgcttatccaatgccacacttttcaaccctgatctccaggatgtgcagttctcactttctccgcatcccaatatatcaccatttaaacaataaacattgtttctgctttttattCCCCCACAGCAAAGGCTACAACTTCACACTGTGGTACTGTATTTGCCAAGTGTTTGCCAATTGTGATCTTCTCTACAGCGGGGAGACCAAGCGTAAACTTGGGGAAACTGTCCAGAGGCCAatcggacctcccagtcaccacccattttaattccccttcccactcccttgctgacatgaccatctttggcctcctccattgccacaatgaaccaaaccacaaatcggaggaacaacacctcatcttctgcctgggcagcctacagcccagaggattcaacattgagttctccaatttcaaataagcacccttcccatcccccaactcccttcccagcccctccccctccccctccccctcccttccactcctccctacTACCAACAAGATTCagtcctcccattgaccaaccaggtcatgcCCTCTCCCTGTCTTTACCTATCGTCACTTCACCACCATGCCTCCAGCACCCTCTTGTTCTGCAGCTTCCCCCTAAACTcacacccagtcctgaagaaggcttccatccgaaacattgacttctccacctcctgatgctgcctggcttgctgtgttcttccagcctcctgcctgtctactttgccaattgagacacagaTCTGGACCAACATTTTCCAGATTCTGTCCCCTCCTTCCCTTCCAGTTGCTACAAGTCAACAATCTATAgaatagtgtggaaagaggcccttcgtcccaacacatccacaccaaccctccaaacagcaatccacccaaacccattgccccctctattactctgcatttacccctgactaatgcaccttacctcTTAATCCCTGACTACTAtgtgcaacttagcatggccaattcacctaaccactCCGTCTCTGGATTCtgggaggacactggagcacctggaggaaaccgacGCCCCTTGACCCCAGAATGAAAAATACATGGAAAAAAGGGGGTTTGGAAAAGAGGATTCAGTACTCACAGTGGAAGGAGGGTGCACTCCAGGGTGAGGCTCGCTCTTCATCCCAGGGCTCATGGTCCAGCTTCCGCGTTCAGACAATGAAAGGACTCCGATTGGCAGGAGGACGCGTCTTCTTCCGGTCCTCCTGGCTTCCTATTGGTTCATCAAAAGGTGGTCGCGCGCCTTTTCTGCGATGAGTATGCGCAGTGATTTGCTGACACCGGTAAACATGCGTAGTGCCTTACTGACACCATCAAGCATGCGCAGTGGCGATGGCGCCGTTGCAGACAGTTTTTAAGTGTCCAAATGTCAATAGGAGAAAAAGAGGATAGAGtcacaattttatttttttcccttgTGCCTcgatattttattccttttgcattctatctggatgctcaACGTTTTTAtgccttttccttagggtggtgagggcaagtccagaactagaaggcattagtttagggtgagagaggaaagatttatgagggacctaaggagcaactttttcacacagagagtggtgtgtgtttggaatgagctgctgaagGAAGTGGTGgtaactggtacaattacaacatttaaaaggcatctcgatggaagggtttagagggatatgggccaaatggtggcaaatggctCATTAGATTAaactaggatatctggtcggtctGGACTGAAGGTTTTGTTTCCGTGCCTTACAATTCTATTTCAAAATCGGAAGCAATTTCATGagaataggaataggccattcaccccttacAGCCTGTCCTGAGCTGTAGCCTAACTGTGCATATTTCAGtacaagtttcagaaagatttcagcagctctttttttaaaaatgtacgtGCTTTCAGACTTTAACAATGTTTCTGAATGTGTGGGTTGTGGAGGTGCTGAAGTGGCAGGGGGAATCGtcagggggtgatgggggtggcgggggggaaaGGACAGGGGGCGCTGTTTGTGGCAGAGCGAAATGGACAGGAGACACTGTGGGTGGCAATGGACCAGCAGAGTTGTGGGTGCCGTGGGTGATTGGacagagggtgctgtgtgtggtGGGGTAGTGGACAGGAGGTGCTTTGGGTGGTATGGGGAATGGATGGAGCTGCAGTGAATGTCAGGGGAATGGCCAGGGGGAGCTGTGGGTGGCGGGGTGAAAGTGGCAGGAGGTGTTGCGGATGGTGTGGCGGGGGGAAGGGACACGGGGTGCTGTGGGTGCCAGGCTTGAATGGACAGGGTGCTGTGGGTGGCAGGGGTGTGGATCgagggatctaaagggcaaccttttcatgtagatggttgtgtgtatatggaacaagctgccaggggaagttgTGGagttgggtacaattacaacatttaaaaggtgtctggatgaaTAATTTGGGTTGAGacggatctgggccaaatgctggaaattgggTCAGATTTGGataattggtcagcatggatgtgttgaaccaaagggtctatgTCCATGCAGTGTCACTCGCTAAGTCGATGATTCTTATGACCAAAACCAGACCACCTTACTGAAAATCGCCTTGCTGGATTTTTTTTAGTGCACCTAGTTTCAGGTGATTTGTGATGGTAAAAGTGGTGCAAGTCCCCTATCCtagaaattctggaaaatatAAAGGGGCTGCCAAAAAATATTTTAACGTTGGGAACACTAGGTCTTGTGGAAGCAGTGCATTTGTCAAATATTTTCATCTGTCCatcttctacaaggcacaagtcagcagtgtaatggaatactctcccacCAACTTGGATGGCTGCAGCTTCAACAGTTTTCAAgagataccatccaggacaaataacctgcttgattggcgTGATGTCCACATACATCCACTCTCTTTGTCCTACTGTTTAgaagcagtagtgtgtactatctacaagatgcaccacagaaattcaccaaagattcttagaaaATAGCTTCCACATCaacaaccacttctatctagaaggacaaggataacagatacttgggaacacaacCTCTTGCAAGTATCCCCCCAAGCCGctcaccaccttgacttggaaatgtatcgctgttccttcagtgttgctgggtgtaaatcctggaattccctccctaagggcattgtgggtcatcaTACAACATGTGGATGATAACgggctcaagaaggcagcccaccatCACCACAAGGGGAATAAAATGCTGGCCGGCCAGCAACTTCCATGTACTGTGAGTAACTTTTAATAAATTATCGAAACAGAGCATTGAAATGtgcaaactaaaaaaaaaatcaacgttAAGGAGGGACAGATGGAGGGCACTGATTCAGTCCTTATTTGAGGACAGATGAGGAGCGATATATTGACACTGAATTGGAAATAGAGTTTAGAGTTAAACACCTGTAGTGTTTCACTCCATGTATAAATTTAAAATCGATTAGAGGTTGGCTCCTGACGTGAATAGTACGATTAAGATGACATATGGGACACTTGATTTCATCTCGTTAATGGcggctatatctcccacaatgaTTCATCTCTGACAATGTcccactattcctgatgaagggcttttgcctgaaacgtcaattttcctgctcattggatgctgcctgacccactgtgcttttccagcaccactctgttcTAAACCCCCATATCGCCCACAATCCTATGCATTGCAGAAACCACTCTATCGGTCACAGGTAGTGTATGTGTGAGATTGGAATGGGGCCTGACCCTCATTGTTTTGGCCAACCATTGGGAGGACCGGCGGGAGTCTAGTCCTCCTGTCAATCAGAGCCCTCCAtgttgggtgggtgtggggggtgaaCCATGGGCTGTGggagctgctgctgctcctctctctctgcgtgGGGATTGGGCTTCACTCtggactgcaacttccttcctttgtccaacatctttgaggaagtgaccaagttgatagatgtaggaagggctgttgatgtcacatacatggactttagtaaggtgtttaatagagaaagtgaagtcacatggtgtgcagggtgttccagTTCCAtgggtaaagaactggttgagcaacaagagactgagaatagtagttgaagggaatttcttgaaatggaggaaagtgaccagtggtgttccacagggatcagtgctagggccactgttgtttgtaatatacataaatgatctggaaaagagcactgttggtatgatcagcaagtttgcagatgacacgaagattggtggagtagcagaaagcataaggtattgtcaaagaatacaggagaatataggtaGACTGGAGATGGgcggagaagtagcagatggagttcaatccaggcaaatgtgaggtgatgcactttggcaagtctaattctagaactAATTATACCATGAATGGAAGagcccttgggaaaagttgatggacagagagatctgagagtgcaggtccattgtaccctggaagttctgcacaggtggatagagtggtcaagaaggcatgtggtatgcttgccttcattggacagggtattgaatataagagctggcaggtcatgtaaaaattgtacacaacattggttcggcagcatttagaatactgtgcacagttctggtcaccacattaccaaaaggatgtggaaactttggagagggtgcagagaaggtttacgagaatggtgcttggtatggaaggtgctagctaggaagacagattgagtaggttaggtttgttttcattagaacaaaggagattgaggggggacctgattgaggtcgacaaaatcatgaagggtatagacagggtacactttttcccaggatgaaggattcaataatgagaggttacgctttcagggtgagaggtgaaatgtttaaggagAATACACTCGGCAAGTACTTTATACAGAGGatagtgggtgtctggaacgcgttgccagtagaGGCAaacacagtagattcatttaagatacatctagacagatgcatgagtgggtggggagcagagggatacagacgctTAGGAATTGAGCTACAGCTTTGAACAGAAGATTTGAATCAGCTCAGGCTttaagggccaaagggcttgttcctgggctgtaaattttctttgttctatctgTGAGTACCACACTCTCTTTTCGCACTCTCCCctccttttccatttcttttcccATCCTGCGGTTCTACTGTTAGTTTGTAGCAGCTGGAGGGAAATCAAGTCAATCCAGGGGAGGGGACAGTGTCTGGAAAGGGTTGGTCTTGATCTGTCTCTATTAAAGACATTGACAGGCTTTGTTTCCTCCACCTGACACATTTATTAGTCTTGCAAAAAAGATGGTCTCTTGATCTGCCATCAGGACAGATACAAGAATATTGAATCTGCATGAGAAACAGGGCACTgtgtatggggtgaatttgtacttgcaaaattattttgcagatacattctattttgctcaaaaaatgcacaatctgcagggaGTCAATGTAGGCAGTCAATCCGTGTAATAGTTTGtaaattccattttggaaatggaaccagtctgactcaagactgggatacagacaaactctaaCCTTGCACCTTTAACACATTGTGTATGCTGAGTTATCTCtggaaggtgacttaaaagaagttttgggatttaaatattaatgaaccaaaacctgcaacccattctaaaagatgaaagacttaacaacaatccagttttgttcaatgtatcatttaagttacatgacactgtaatctataaattctgtgtcttattgtcttatgCTCCATAACCaactgaggaaggagcagcgctccgaaagctagtgcttccaagtcagcctattggacgataacctggtgtagtgtgattgtTTAATtgggatctggaatgtgctgcatgAGACAGTAGTGGAGGTAGATTTCATAGGAGGTttgaaaagagagctggatatacatgtatttgaaagtgatgaatttagaggctATGAAGCTAGGGCTGGAGAATGAAAGCAGGcaggtagctctttcaggagtcAGTATACAAACACTATAGATTGAATAAccttcttctgtactgtaaaattctatgattccattaaACTGTGAGTGGAGGTGGGTCAATAATGTGCACAGCACTATACAATGTCACCTAACTTTAATCAATCATAACTTGCACTATATTCCTTTCTAAATATTGGAAATATAAGCTAATTGCTGGCTCTTTGGCAATTCAGCCTATTCTAATGAATTCTTGTGTATGCACAATAATGTCTCTACTATTTCTTGCTTGACTCCTTAATTTGAGATTTGACCTGGTTTCTATGGTCAAACATCACTATCAATACATGATATAATCTGAGTGCTTCCCTATATATTCATGCTTATGACATAAAGACTAAGTTCTGTTGAGACAGATGTCTAGAAGCTTATTCGCAATGCCTCTTACATTGTGATAATGTCACAGATTTCCATCGTTCTGCATTTCTCGATGTTAACTATATATTACAAAAATGACTGAGTGAACACATTACACTGACTCCATTAAACTGAAAAGATGACTGAAGGTGACTGAAAGTGAGGTGAGTATCTTTATACTGGAATATCACCTGTCATGATGTCAtgtaactctcttaaaggtacactacTGGGCTGGAATTTAAGCAAAAACACAAAACAATCCTCCCAATCTATTACTTTTCATTGTGATTCATATGCTGTTGGGGTGGGACAATGCACTGATTAAATGTTGGGCTACAATGAGTCCTGATATATCATTCATTTTGTCCCCTCAAAGATTGATTATCAATTATCTTCTTCCCTTTTCATCCATAATATTTTGAACTTTTTTATTAGTTCATCAAAAGTCATGTCTGCCATGTTAATCTGCAGGGtaaatattgaagcaaagtaATGATTTAATATTTCTGCCACTTTATTCTCATGATTCATCGGATTAATCTATATCCTTTCGTCTCTCTATCACTGTCTTGAATTACTTTTTGTTATTTGTACTTTTTTAATATTTGATTCACAACTTTTTATGTTCCTTGATAATTTGATTTTGAAGTCTCTCTTCAGCTGACATTAATTTATAGATAACATTTTTCACGGTGCATTCACACCTATACTAGCAATATACTCATTGTATATATTTCCCTTTACTTTTAATGTTGTTCTTATTGTTTTATAAATTGTGTGTTATTACTACAATTAAAGTTACATTTGGGGCTGAATTAAA
This DNA window, taken from Hemiscyllium ocellatum isolate sHemOce1 chromosome 21, sHemOce1.pat.X.cur, whole genome shotgun sequence, encodes the following:
- the LOC132825642 gene encoding gastrula zinc finger protein XlCGF7.1-like, with the translated sequence MEKPEQFRPVEKPWKCGNCGKGFRAPSALETHQRCHTGERPFSCPVCGRAFSDYSNLMTHQRIHTGEKPFSCPKCGKAFSNSSALLTHQQIHMGEKSFSCPECGKAFSSSPNLLRHQRVHRGERPFSCPECGKSFTQASTLLTHRRIHTGERPFSCPECGKAFSDSSNLLTHRQVHTRERPFSCTECGKAFSKSSDLLKHQRIHTGEKPFSCPDCGKAFSNSSHLQTHQRVHTGERPFSCPECGKTFSNSSNRLKHQRVHTGERPFSCPECGKTFSDSSDLLKHQRLHTEERPFTCSQCGKGFTRSSHLRRHQRVHVPPQGD